TTACCACTGTTATGGATGCAATTACACCGCCCTTTTTATATATTTGCCATTTTGGGTGTAGCACTGAAGCCAGAAAATCTCACTGAGCAACAGCGTAAAATTCTCTGTTTAATTAATACAAAGTTAAATCGTTTTTTGTCCTTGGTGGCAGCCATATTATTAGTTGGAGTCTTGTGGCAACTCTATCAGGTAGTTCCACAGTTAGAAAGTTTAGCTAAATTTTTGCCCCAGTGGCGCAGCTTGGGTTTACTATTAGCTGCTTTAGCTTTTTTTGCCAGTAATCTATTTTTACAAATACCCGTGAGTGTGGCGCGAGTTTTGGTGACCAATGAGACAGAATTTGCCGCTATAGAACCATTATCTTTAGAAAAGATTCAGCAGGATTTTACTATTTTAGGTGTAAGGGTTAATCAAATTGTGCCTCGGTTATTTCTATCCCTGAGAGGGATTAACACAAACCCACAAAAACCCTTAAAGTAGACCCTGATGGGTGTGAAACGAATTATGCACTTTTTCATTCAGGCAATGTCGTATTTGCTGAAAGTGAAAACTGCCATAACGGTTGAAGTTAAAACTGAGGAATGAGGAACTATGGCTCAAATTCCATCTGCTAGCGATCGCCACTTTTCTGCTGATCCAGAAATTTGGTATAGTCTAAAATGCGCGATCGCCACTAGTTCAGGTTTTCAACGCTGGCAACTAGAACACCATGCCCAATTGCAGGGACTTCACCTGGAACAACAGGTACAGAGATATTTACGAGAAACTTTAGAAACTTTAGCTTATTAAAAATTGAGCAACTCTTGTACACCTACTTGCAAGCGGCGAAGTTGATGGTAAGCATTCTCCAAGCGTTCTCCATCAACTTCTACATTTGTCGTGGGATAATTTTGAATTATTTCTAGTAACGTCACCTGCCCATCTTCACTAGCCGAGAGTACCAAAGCTGCGCGTAAAGCTTGCCTGTCGGCTGTACGGGATGGCGGATGAATAACTTGACTTAGCTCATCGAGGATCACGTTACCAATTGGGCTATTCAGAACTCTATCTAAAATCACCAAATCGATGTTTACAGGTGTCGTCAGATATGGACGAATTGCGTTGGGGTCTTGTTGCGCTAAAGCGAAATTGACTCGTAGTGAACGTGAGAGTTCTCCAGTTTCGGCAAAAGTGGATAGTTCCTCCACTGAAATTGATTCACGGAAAATACCATATTTCAGCACTACTTGTTCAGCCGCAAAGGCAGCAGTGTGGAAGAATAGCAGACACGTACTAATTAAAAATAAGGCTCGGCGCAGCACCATAAACTAATACAGCATATCTCTAGACTTGATTTCTCTAGCATGATATCCATCAAAACTAGTGGCAGCATCTGGCTCTAGTTATCTATTTGACCGAAACCACAATGCTATAGGCAGATATTGATATTTTTAATTTAACTCGTAAGCGGGTGTTAATCATCTAATTGGGCTATGGTCATACCTACGGTAAGCTACGCTCAGGTTGTGTTTTTTAAGCTAAACTGATCGAATTTTGCCACCTGAACAAAATTATTTAGGTGTTTTCTTGCGAAACTTAGCTGATTCATTGCTAGTCATCCGATCTAGTTTGGCATGGATTAAATAGCTCTTAGCTGCTATATTTGACCCTGTTTAAGCAACTGTAATTCAGCTAACCACCAACATAAAATGAAATATCGGGAATTTAATATTTCTCTGGCTGCGCCACGCCAGCTATCAGCAAAAAATTTTCGCCTTTTGTTTAGCAGTCACCTGAAATCGACTTTACCCTGGCGAGCCGGACTAACGGCTTTGTTAGTTGTATTCGGAGGTTCCATATTACTGACTAGTCAGGCAAATGCTGGTGCGACCCGCCAACAGACTTTAATGGCGCAAGTTCCTACCTCTGCAACCGTAATTTACGTTAATCCTCAAACCGGTGCAGATACAACTGGAGTTGGTACTACCGCAGCTGCGCCCTATAAAACTATTACTTTTGCTCTCAGACAAGCCCAACCAGGGACAATTATTCAACTAGCACCAGGGACTTATAACAGCGAATCTGGGGAACAATTTCCTCTGTTGCTCAACCCAGGGGTGACCCTACGTGGTGATGAATCTAGTAAAGGTCAGGCAGTCTTGATTACTGGTGGCGGTTTTTATACTAGCCGTACCTTTGCTCGACAAGATATAACCATCTTGGCTACCGAAAATACCACTGTTGCAGGTTTAACTGTAACTAACCCAAATCAGCGTGGTACTGCCGTTTGGGTCGAATCAAGTAATCCCAGCATCCAAAATAATACTTTCACTAACAGTTCCAGAGAGGGTGTTTTTGTCACTGGTACAGGTAATCCCAAAATTGAAAATAACCTGTTTGTGCAGAATCAGGGTAACGGGATTTCAGTAGTTAGAACTGCCCAGGGTGAAATTCGCAATAACTTGTTTCAGGATACAGGTTTTGGTCTAGCGATAGGCGGTACTTCCACACCCCTAATTGAGGGCAACCAAATCATCCAAAACCAAGATGGTCTGTTTATCTCAGAATCGGCTAGACCTGTACTGCGTAAGAATGTCATTCAAAACAATAAGCGGGATGGTATTGTTGCCACTGTCAATGCTCAACCTGACCTTGGTACCAATGAAAATCCTGGTGGCAATCTCATTCGTGGTAACACTCGGCATGATGTAAATAATGCCACTTCTAGTAATACGATTCTTGCTATTGGCAACGATATTGATCAGAGTCGCATTGTTGGTCAAGTGAATTTCGTGGCTGCTAATGTTGACCTGCCCACTGGTCAAAGTGCCTTTGGAGATGTGCCAGAAGGTTATTGGGCAAAAGCTTACATTGAAGCCCTAGCATCGCAAAATATCATTGCTGGTTTCCCCGATGGTACTTTTAAACCCAATGACCCTGTAACTCGCGCTCAATTTGCCACCATTGTCACCAAAGCTTTGACACCACCAGTTAAACGCACAGGGATTAATTTTAGAGATGTCGCTAATAATTTCTGGGCTTACGGTGCGATTCAATCTGCTTATCGAAGTGAATTTCTAGCTGGCTATCCTGATGGTAGATTTCAACCACAGCAGCAAATTCCTAGAGTACAGGCACTGGTTTCCTTAGCCAATGGTCTGGGTTTCACTGCCAATAATCAGAATGCTCTTTCTGTTTACAGCGATGCTGCCCAGATTCCTAATTACGCAATAGGCCCAGTCGCGGCCGCAACTACACGACAATTAGTGATTAACTATCCCACAGCTAGACAACTTAATCCCAATCGTCCTGCAACTAGAGCAGAAATTGCTGCTTTTGTTTACCAGGCACTGGTCAATGCTGGACGTGTCCAACCAATTGCTTCACCTTATTTGGTAACAGCTCAGTAAACTTCTAGCTTTGGCATCCTTTGTGATTTGCTGAGGGTGTCAAAAATAGGGTGTTGGGGGTAGGGGTTAGGGTGTAGGGAAGACAGCATTGGTCGGGGCTTGGAACTCCCACCAATGCAATTGTCTTGAAAAGAGGGGGCTTGTGACCCCTTTCTTTGTTGGGGCTATCTCTTTGTCTACACCCCACACGAACGGGGCTTGGTCAAAGTCTGATTGCTGAGTTTTTTCAACATCTATGAACGTTTTTGGCGATTTTGCTCCCAGCGCCACAGAAAAATCATCAGGGCTAAAACTCCGACTTGAAGCGCCAAGTTAGGCAAAGCGTTATTAACATCTCGTCCAGCCAGGACTTGAAAAAAGAAAATAAATGCTCCAATTAATGCAGATGCACCAAAACCGATATAGATAAATTGCCGGAAACCACGATAGGGGGTGGCCATTTCGGCTTTGAGGCGGGCATATTGTTCAGGATTAAGGCTATTTTTAGAATTTTGATTGATCATGAGCAAATAATGCTATAATATTATGCTGTACGCGCCGATGTGGCTCAGTGGTAGAGCAGCTGATTCGTAATCAGCAGGCCACGGGTTCAAATCCCGTCATCGGCTTGAGTCGAATTACTTAACAATACTTCACTGTAGGCATTGTCTCATGTAACAGTAGTATCTTTTTGTATGCTGCGATCGCGATCGCCGGAGGCGGGGCTTTGCCCATCGCTTGGTCTGGGTTTTTACCAGGGATTTGAGCAACAATATGAAGATTGTTCATAAAAATACGAATTTCAGAAGCAATATGCAAGTTATCCCTCAAGACAAGCCAAATACGCCCCAACCCCCAACCTTTACTTCCATTGAGGATGAACGCCAGCATCGGAAACAGCGACTAACAGCAGCATTACGCCTGTTTGCGCGTTATGGGTTTGATGAGGGTATTGCCGGGCATATCACGGCACGCGACCCAGAACACCCAGAACATTTTTGGGTCAATCCCTTCGCGATGCACTTTAGCTTAATTAAAGTTAGTGATTTGATTCTAGTTAATCAGCAAGGTGAAGTCATTCAGGGCAATTACCCAGTAAATCAAGCAGCTTTTGCGATTCATTCCCAAGTTCATGCAGCTCGTCCCGATGTGGTAGCAGCAGCTCATGCCCATTCTATATATGGCAAAAGCTGGTCTAGTCTCGGTCGTCTGCTCGACCCCCTTACTCAAGATGCCTGCTCATTTTACCAAGACCACAGCCTGTTTAATGACTATACAGGTGTGGTTTTAGAAATAGAAGAAGGTCAACGTATTGCCCAAACATTAGGCAGCAATAAAGCTATCATCCTCAAAAACCACGGTTTGCTGACAGTTGGTCACTCAATTGATGAAGCTGCCTGGTGGTTCATCACAATGGAGCGCTCTTGTCAAGCTCAATTACTAGCTGAGGCTGCTGGCAAACCTTGCCTAATTAAACATGAGTATGCTAGTTTGGCGCATTCTCAGGTGGGGTCAAATTATTTGGGTTGGTTTAGTTTTCAACCCTTGTACGAGATGATTGTGCGACAAGAGCCGGACTTGCTGGAGTAAATGCAAACTTTTTTTGTTGGCGCTTGAGGACTCCTGCTGCACCTAAAACACCAAAGGCCAACATCCCCAATACAGAACCAGGTTCGGGAACAGATTGCGGTTCAAGTGCCAAGAATGCTGCATCTGCTACCAGGCTATGAGCAGGTGTTGTGGGATGGATAAAGTCCCAATAGAAATACTCTTCGGGGTTATTACAGAGTGTCTGAGTGTTTATGTTAAGGCAAGGTTCAGTAAAATTTGCAAACCCTAAATTTTGCGGATTACTAAACAGCGAATTGATATCAAGAGGAATAATGTTTAAACCCAGTGCTGGATTTTGGTTGAAACCTGCGATAAGTGTGGATAGTCCAGCATTATGCTCTTGGGTTAACTGATTAAGGTTGTTAGATACAGATTGACCTAGACTCAGTGCTAGTGGCGTATCGCCCAAATTAGATAAATTGGGTACTAGCAAATTTTTGACCCCAAAACTGGCTAGGGCTTGTATAGCATTTGAGATATTTGCTAAGGTTTGATCAGGGTTAGTAAAAGGCACAAAGTCTAGGGATGTGGTAGGCACATAATCATTTGAACCAAAGGCAAGTATATAGAGTGCATCAGGGTCAACAGGCTGCTGATTTGGATTCAGCAAAGTTTGAAATGCTCCAACTTGCTGTGGCAGTGCAAAAAGATTAGCATCGATGGTATTTGCTGCTGTGGTAGTGGCTCCGCCAAAAGCAAAGTTAATTCCACCTTGAGGGGTAGCTCCATTGGCAACTTGAATAAATGGAGTGGGAGAATCTAAATTCAATTTTTGGGCAAGTTGATCTATCCAGATAGGGCCATTGGAAAAGCGTCCTTGAAAGTAAGGTGGGGGTGGAGATCCCACTCCCGTCGCAGCGGCAGAAGCTGCGAATACATTGCCCGTATCAGACAAACTATCACCAAGTACATAAATCCCAGTAAAAGCTGAAGCCTTTAATGGCAACATGAAAGAAAAGAGGACAAATCCGGCTGCCATGAACTGTGTTTTCATATTTATCTGATTTGAATAGATGTGTTGTGAATTACAAATTACAATCTGGAAGGATTGATAAAAGTTGATAAATGCCGGGTTTATATTGATTGCTCATTGCAAAGCCCAGCACTCTCAATTAGTTGGAATTGCGTAAATGATTTAATACGGTTACCAATACTTAAAGCACTATATAAGTTATATTCACGGAGAATGTAATAATTTACCTGATTTTCATGAATGACAGGGATTTTATGAAGTATTTGTAAAGTGAGACTGCCAAAAATAGGATAGGGAGACAAATAGCCCACCCTACCTTCATCTGTATAAGTAGGTCAACATAATTAAACATAAAACCTTGACGATATAGATCCCCGACTTCTTCGAGAAGTCGGGGATCTGGGTATTACGTTTTTTCAGTTTGAACTACTTATTTACAGCATTTAACTCAGTTTGGCGATGATCGCTTGACGTTCAAAGCCTCAGCAGCCGATATTCCCTCACCTTGAGTGCCAAAATACCCTAAAGCCGCCGCAGCTTCAGCGCGAGAAACTGGTTTTTTAGGTTGAAACAGGGTTGTATAGCCAAACACCCGGCGAATATTAGATTTTTCGCCATTTTGGAAATCAGCCAGCACGGCGCGTAATGCCTTGGGGTCAATTTTTTCCGTATCTTGAAAACCCCAAGTTTCCTTGACTGCATCTACATTGGCCGCAGGTAAGGCTTGGCGAGTATCTAGAGGTAATTTCCACAGAATTAACTGTTCTCGTGTCAGTGGTGCATCAGGTTGAAATAAAACTGCCGTAGAATCGCCAGACAAGGTACTGGGAATTAGTCCTGCTTCAGCTAACCCTTGAATTACGGAAAAATCAACATCGGTTTTTGACACATCACTAAACGTCGGTTGAGTGCTTTCGGATGCCAAGCGAATCTGTTTAGCCGGATTATTAATATAGATGGCATTGTTAGCAGCAACTAGCCAACGGGCATATTCCCGGCGAGTCATGTTTTTACCGGGTTCAAAGGAGTTAGTTATGGCATCATTAGAACTGCTCTTAACTTCCTGAGACTTTAAAGTCAAAACACCCAAAGCTGCTAAGTCTTGGATGGGTTGACGCAGTTCTGGCGGTGCTTGGTTGAGATCGTTGAATTTCTGAGATTTTGGTGTGGCTGTAGCTGTTGTTTGGCTACCGGATGTGTTATCTGGCTGTGTCGCGACATTATCAGGTAGCGCCGGACCGAGAATATTGGGATTGGTGGATGGAGAACTTGCGGTTTCGGTGGGTTGAGTTGCTGCTGTACTATTAGGTACGTACTCAATAACTAATGCAGTCGCTGTTTGTGGTTGATCAGGTTTGGGGTTAGTAACTGATTGTGCCTGAATAGACACTTTCACCTGCAAATCGTCGCGACGTGCTTCAAAAGTATCTAAATCATCTGTGGGCTGTTGTAAAATCTGCCAGCCACTTTTCTGAAACTGGTCACTATAAAAGCTAGTAATAAAATTGCTGGGGTCAGAACTCAGCCAGCGAGTAACTACGCTATTTTCTGAGTCACTAGCAGGTGTGACTGACTCTAATTTAGCATTGGGATATAAAGGGATATTTGGGGGAAAATCAGATGGTAACTCAACGCTGGGTTGGTTCTGCCCTGGTTGCGGTTGATTTTTCTGAGATTCACCAAAGATTCCTGGGTTATCTTCTAGCCTGGGATCTGCCGCCAAAGACTGTTCTAGGGTTTTAGCGCTGGGATTGTTACCACAAGCTGTTAAAGAAGTGAATAAGATAGCCAAACTCAGTAAGACAGCTGGACGTTTACACAAAAGCACAGGAAATTACAAATTACGTGTCTATTCCTACCCTAGCGCAGACTATGACAACTAGGCTATTTTCACACTGTCTCACCCCACTTGCGTGGGCTGAAACATTCTTACTTTTCAATTTTTGGCGCGGGTAATTGATTTAAAACTCGCCACAGCACTGTGTAACTACCATCAGCACGGCGACGCACTGGACGAAAGGCCAGAATCATGTCACTACTGGGAATCTGTTGTAGTTGGTCTGAGGATATAGGCTGACTATTGAAGATCATATCTGGCTGTTGAAATTGTAGCGATCGCACTACATAAGTATGGTTTAATTCAGCGGGAGCATGGGCTAAAATCACTTGATTTTGCTGCCAATTCTGGTCTTTGCCTGTTAAAAACCGCCTTTTTTCTACTTGTAACGCATTCAACTGCTTGGGAGGTTGGTAATTCAGCAGAAACTCTCGCGTTGGCGGCGCTACAGTTTGTAGGCGATTATCCAACTGCTCTAGGGGTACATCGCCCACATTAATCATGAAACTATAATCAACACCTTGATCCACTAGTTGAAAGCGCTCCCCAACCATCTGAAGTGCTAAACTAGGATTAAATCCATCCTTAGCATCACCCAAAGAGGGGAAAGGATAACGCTGACTAACATTGGGTTGCAATCGATTCCAAAGAGTATTCAGGGGACGTTGGTAAGCTGAAGACTGTAATACACGGAAAATACCAGTACGAGGCAATTGCAAAAACTTAGCGTAAGTTTGCGGTTCTTGTGGACTGAGACCGTAGGTCAAGCGGTCAAGTATCCCAGCATTTTCCCAAGGATCTGTAAAGCTGATTTCTGGGGGAAATACTCCTAGTGTTGCCGTTAAGATTTGCTTGGCAGTTGCCAGAGTGGTAAGTGCTGACTCAGGGGCTACTATGGCAGGTTGTACAGGCGGTACATAATTGGCTATGGCTGTTTTCGCATTTCTGCCAATTACTCGGACTGGTGGGGATAACAGTTCGGTAGATGCTGCTTGTCTGACTAAAGTGTTAGTGAATAAATTTGGTTCCCATGTAGAGAAAGGTACTGCGGGCTTTTCTAGATGAGGATACTGTACGGGCGCAATAGAAAGCACCGGATCTGATTGGCGTTCGCCAGTAACTAGGGGTAGCTGTCTGACTAAGGCTAATTCACCTCGTCGAGATAACAGTCTATCTAGGACTGGGGATAGTTTTAATAACTCTTGGCTAGAAATGTACAAAGAACAGTAAATTTGATCTGGGGCTGCTAAGGGCGGAAAATTTCGCGATAAATCCATGTTAGAACTACACAAAGTTTGGGGATTTTGCTGTTGACGATTCACAAAACTTTCTACGGTCTTAACTTGAATTGTTAATTGCCCTCTCACAACTCGGATACGATTGGCATCTGGACTAGTGAGTGCTTGCTCAATACGAGCAATCAAATCTATCTGACGCTGCACCAGTCTCCCGGAATCAGTATAAAATTT
This genomic interval from Nodularia sp. LEGE 06071 contains the following:
- a CDS encoding low-complexity tail membrane protein, which encodes MASFRSEPILWIHVAGLAMLPIFLVLCLLFLSVGEPLLPVWMELFLVAGIGVLPLLWMQLHRPFYIFAILGVALKPENLTEQQRKILCLINTKLNRFLSLVAAILLVGVLWQLYQVVPQLESLAKFLPQWRSLGLLLAALAFFASNLFLQIPVSVARVLVTNETEFAAIEPLSLEKIQQDFTILGVRVNQIVPRLFLSLRGINTNPQKPLK
- a CDS encoding alpha/beta hydrolase; translation: MVLRRALFLISTCLLFFHTAAFAAEQVVLKYGIFRESISVEELSTFAETGELSRSLRVNFALAQQDPNAIRPYLTTPVNIDLVILDRVLNSPIGNVILDELSQVIHPPSRTADRQALRAALVLSASEDGQVTLLEIIQNYPTTNVEVDGERLENAYHQLRRLQVGVQELLNF
- a CDS encoding DUF1565 domain-containing protein, whose translation is MKYREFNISLAAPRQLSAKNFRLLFSSHLKSTLPWRAGLTALLVVFGGSILLTSQANAGATRQQTLMAQVPTSATVIYVNPQTGADTTGVGTTAAAPYKTITFALRQAQPGTIIQLAPGTYNSESGEQFPLLLNPGVTLRGDESSKGQAVLITGGGFYTSRTFARQDITILATENTTVAGLTVTNPNQRGTAVWVESSNPSIQNNTFTNSSREGVFVTGTGNPKIENNLFVQNQGNGISVVRTAQGEIRNNLFQDTGFGLAIGGTSTPLIEGNQIIQNQDGLFISESARPVLRKNVIQNNKRDGIVATVNAQPDLGTNENPGGNLIRGNTRHDVNNATSSNTILAIGNDIDQSRIVGQVNFVAANVDLPTGQSAFGDVPEGYWAKAYIEALASQNIIAGFPDGTFKPNDPVTRAQFATIVTKALTPPVKRTGINFRDVANNFWAYGAIQSAYRSEFLAGYPDGRFQPQQQIPRVQALVSLANGLGFTANNQNALSVYSDAAQIPNYAIGPVAAATTRQLVINYPTARQLNPNRPATRAEIAAFVYQALVNAGRVQPIASPYLVTAQ
- a CDS encoding DUF3493 domain-containing protein, encoding MINQNSKNSLNPEQYARLKAEMATPYRGFRQFIYIGFGASALIGAFIFFFQVLAGRDVNNALPNLALQVGVLALMIFLWRWEQNRQKRS
- a CDS encoding class II aldolase/adducin family protein, which translates into the protein MQVIPQDKPNTPQPPTFTSIEDERQHRKQRLTAALRLFARYGFDEGIAGHITARDPEHPEHFWVNPFAMHFSLIKVSDLILVNQQGEVIQGNYPVNQAAFAIHSQVHAARPDVVAAAHAHSIYGKSWSSLGRLLDPLTQDACSFYQDHSLFNDYTGVVLEIEEGQRIAQTLGSNKAIILKNHGLLTVGHSIDEAAWWFITMERSCQAQLLAEAAGKPCLIKHEYASLAHSQVGSNYLGWFSFQPLYEMIVRQEPDLLE
- a CDS encoding SGNH/GDSL hydrolase family protein, with product MKTQFMAAGFVLFSFMLPLKASAFTGIYVLGDSLSDTGNVFAASAAATGVGSPPPPYFQGRFSNGPIWIDQLAQKLNLDSPTPFIQVANGATPQGGINFAFGGATTTAANTIDANLFALPQQVGAFQTLLNPNQQPVDPDALYILAFGSNDYVPTTSLDFVPFTNPDQTLANISNAIQALASFGVKNLLVPNLSNLGDTPLALSLGQSVSNNLNQLTQEHNAGLSTLIAGFNQNPALGLNIIPLDINSLFSNPQNLGFANFTEPCLNINTQTLCNNPEEYFYWDFIHPTTPAHSLVADAAFLALEPQSVPEPGSVLGMLAFGVLGAAGVLKRQQKKFAFTPASPALVAQSSRTRVEN
- a CDS encoding S-layer homology domain-containing protein → MLLCKRPAVLLSLAILFTSLTACGNNPSAKTLEQSLAADPRLEDNPGIFGESQKNQPQPGQNQPSVELPSDFPPNIPLYPNAKLESVTPASDSENSVVTRWLSSDPSNFITSFYSDQFQKSGWQILQQPTDDLDTFEARRDDLQVKVSIQAQSVTNPKPDQPQTATALVIEYVPNSTAATQPTETASSPSTNPNILGPALPDNVATQPDNTSGSQTTATATPKSQKFNDLNQAPPELRQPIQDLAALGVLTLKSQEVKSSSNDAITNSFEPGKNMTRREYARWLVAANNAIYINNPAKQIRLASESTQPTFSDVSKTDVDFSVIQGLAEAGLIPSTLSGDSTAVLFQPDAPLTREQLILWKLPLDTRQALPAANVDAVKETWGFQDTEKIDPKALRAVLADFQNGEKSNIRRVFGYTTLFQPKKPVSRAEAAAALGYFGTQGEGISAAEALNVKRSSPN